From Priestia aryabhattai, one genomic window encodes:
- a CDS encoding electron transfer flavoprotein subunit alpha/FixB family protein translates to MGRKVLVLGEARDGGLRNVSFEAISAASTVADGGEIVAALVGKDVKALSEELIAYGANKVVVTEHEDLVAYTSDGYAQALLAIIESEQPEAIVFGHTALGKDLAPKLAARLDKGLISDVTDVEVGGDQVVFTRPIYSGKAFEKKIMTDAFTFVTIRPNNISPLAKDEGRTGNVEDLNVEIKNLRTVVKEVVRKATQGVDLSEAKVVIAGGRGVKSTEGFGPLQELADVLNGAVGASRGACDADYCDYSLQIGQTGKVVTPDLYIACGISGAIQHLAGMSNSKIIVAINKDPEANIFKVADYGIVGDLFEVVPLLTEEFKKMKVQSA, encoded by the coding sequence ATGGGACGCAAAGTGTTAGTTCTAGGAGAAGCACGTGATGGGGGATTACGAAACGTATCGTTTGAAGCGATTTCCGCAGCGTCTACTGTAGCTGACGGCGGAGAAATTGTTGCAGCATTAGTAGGAAAGGACGTAAAAGCTTTAAGTGAAGAGCTTATTGCGTACGGAGCGAATAAAGTTGTTGTGACGGAGCATGAAGATTTAGTTGCTTACACATCGGATGGTTATGCTCAGGCGTTATTAGCCATCATTGAAAGTGAACAGCCTGAAGCTATCGTATTTGGACATACGGCTCTTGGAAAAGATCTAGCGCCAAAACTGGCAGCTCGCTTAGACAAGGGACTTATCTCCGATGTTACGGATGTAGAAGTTGGAGGGGATCAAGTAGTCTTCACTCGCCCAATTTATTCTGGTAAAGCATTTGAAAAGAAAATCATGACCGATGCTTTTACGTTTGTCACGATTCGTCCAAATAATATTTCACCGCTTGCAAAAGATGAGGGACGTACAGGCAATGTAGAGGATTTAAATGTTGAAATCAAAAACCTGCGTACAGTTGTAAAAGAAGTTGTACGTAAAGCAACACAAGGGGTTGATTTATCCGAAGCAAAAGTTGTGATTGCAGGTGGTCGAGGTGTAAAAAGCACGGAAGGTTTTGGACCTCTCCAAGAACTAGCGGACGTGTTAAATGGAGCTGTCGGGGCATCTCGCGGAGCGTGCGATGCAGATTACTGCGACTATTCTCTTCAAATCGGTCAGACGGGCAAAGTAGTCACACCAGATTTATACATTGCCTGCGGAATCTCAGGTGCCATTCAGCATTTGGCCGGCATGTCAAATTCAAAAATTATTGTTGCAATCAATAAAGATCCTGAAGCGAACATTTTTAAAGTAGCTGATTACGGAATCGTTGGAGATTTATTTGAAGTAGTACCCCTTCTAACAGAAGAATTCAAAAAGATGAAAGTACAGTCTGCATAA
- a CDS encoding TetR/AcrR family transcriptional regulator → MRRNKPKYKQIIDAAVVVIAENGYHNAQVSKIAKQAGVADGTIYLYFKNKEDVLISLFQEKMGQFVEKIYEELAGIETAAEKLHVLIDKHFSFLAEDHHLATVTQLELRQSNKDLRLKINDVLKDYLTLIDSILQTGIETGEFSENIDIRLARQMIFGTIDETVTTWVMNDHRYGLIESVDKVHSLLLNGCSGS, encoded by the coding sequence TTGAGAAGAAATAAGCCAAAGTATAAGCAGATTATCGATGCAGCTGTAGTAGTAATAGCAGAAAACGGATACCACAATGCTCAGGTTTCTAAAATTGCTAAGCAGGCTGGAGTTGCAGACGGTACTATATATTTATATTTTAAAAACAAAGAAGATGTCTTGATTTCCTTATTTCAAGAGAAGATGGGACAATTTGTAGAAAAAATTTATGAAGAACTGGCGGGAATTGAAACCGCGGCAGAAAAACTTCATGTATTAATTGACAAGCATTTTTCGTTTCTAGCGGAGGATCATCATTTAGCTACAGTGACACAGCTCGAACTGCGTCAATCCAACAAAGATTTAAGATTGAAAATTAACGATGTATTAAAAGATTATCTGACTCTCATTGATTCTATTTTGCAGACAGGAATCGAAACGGGTGAGTTTTCTGAAAATATAGATATTCGTCTTGCGCGACAGATGATTTTTGGAACGATTGATGAAACTGTCACAACATGGGTAATGAACGATCATCGATATGGTCTAATAGAATCGGTGGATAAAGTCCATTCCTTGCTGTTAAACGGCTGCAGTGGCTCATAA
- a CDS encoding DUF350 domain-containing protein, which produces MRDFWKDPYIESAAYYSVVVLSIVVFLVVFELVTKYKNWEEIQKGNMAVAMATGGKIFGLANIFRYSIEHNDNLLRMLGWGIYGFVLLLVSYFIFEFLTPKFRIDDEIEQDNRAVGFISLVISIGMSYVIGAGIG; this is translated from the coding sequence ATGAGGGATTTTTGGAAAGACCCATATATTGAATCCGCCGCTTATTACAGCGTGGTTGTCTTGAGCATTGTCGTCTTTCTTGTTGTGTTTGAGCTCGTTACTAAGTATAAGAATTGGGAAGAGATTCAAAAAGGAAATATGGCTGTTGCGATGGCAACAGGTGGGAAAATATTTGGATTAGCTAATATTTTTCGCTATTCGATTGAGCACAACGACAATTTGTTAAGAATGCTCGGATGGGGAATATATGGGTTCGTTCTTTTACTAGTCAGCTACTTTATTTTCGAATTTTTGACGCCAAAATTTCGAATCGATGATGAAATTGAACAAGATAACAGAGCTGTTGGGTTTATTTCACTTGTTATTTCAATCGGTATGTCCTATGTAATAGGAGCAGGGATAGGATAG
- the uvrC gene encoding excinuclease ABC subunit UvrC — protein sequence MNDYLKEKLAILPDQPGCYLMKDKYGTVIYVGKAKVLKNRVRSYFTGSHDGKTLRLVNDIVDFEYIVTSSNLEALILEMNLIKKHDPKYNIMLKDDKGYPFIKITAEKQPRLVITRKIKKDKGKYFGPYPNVQAANETKRLLDRIYPLRKCSTMPDRPCLYYHIGQCLAPCVKEVKEEQNKQIIENITRFLNGGYEHVKTELTEKMLKASEELDFERAKEYRDQIAHIEATMEKQKVTFNDFVNRDVFGYSYDKGWMCVQVFFIRQGKLIEREVSMFPFYKEPEEDFLTFIGQFYAKNIKPKEVMVPATIDAELAEKLVEVEVQHPKRGKKKELVELACKNAKIALGEKFYLIERDEERTVGAVERLGEELGIAAPYRIEAFDNSNIQGTDPVSAMIVFVDGKPEKKEYRKYKIKTVQGPDDYSSMKEVVRRRYSRALKEGLPLPDLIVVDGGKGHLAAVQDVLENELGLLVPTAGLVKDDKHRTSNLMIGEPPQIIPLERNSQEFYLLQRIQDEVHRFAITFHRQVRSKSAFQSVLDNIPGVGEKRKKALLKHFGSVKKLKEATVEDIRNSGVPQNIAEKIYETLQK from the coding sequence ATGAACGATTATTTAAAAGAAAAGCTGGCTATTTTACCGGATCAGCCCGGCTGTTACTTGATGAAAGATAAATATGGAACGGTCATTTACGTAGGAAAAGCAAAAGTATTAAAAAATCGAGTACGCTCCTACTTTACCGGATCTCATGACGGAAAGACGCTTCGACTTGTAAACGACATTGTCGATTTTGAATATATCGTCACATCTTCTAATTTAGAAGCGCTTATTTTAGAAATGAATTTAATTAAAAAGCATGATCCAAAATACAATATCATGCTTAAAGATGATAAGGGTTATCCCTTTATTAAGATTACAGCTGAAAAACAGCCCCGACTTGTTATTACAAGAAAAATAAAAAAAGATAAAGGAAAATACTTCGGTCCTTACCCTAACGTTCAAGCTGCAAATGAAACAAAGCGGCTTCTTGATCGCATTTATCCATTAAGAAAGTGCTCCACCATGCCAGACAGGCCTTGTTTGTATTACCATATCGGACAATGTCTAGCTCCTTGCGTAAAAGAAGTAAAAGAAGAGCAAAACAAACAAATTATTGAAAATATCACGCGGTTTTTAAATGGTGGATATGAGCATGTCAAAACAGAGTTAACCGAAAAAATGTTAAAAGCTTCAGAAGAACTTGACTTTGAACGGGCTAAAGAATATCGAGATCAAATTGCTCATATCGAAGCGACAATGGAAAAGCAAAAAGTAACGTTTAATGATTTTGTTAATCGAGATGTGTTTGGCTACTCTTATGATAAAGGCTGGATGTGTGTTCAAGTTTTCTTTATTCGCCAAGGGAAATTAATTGAGCGAGAAGTTTCTATGTTTCCTTTTTATAAAGAGCCAGAAGAAGATTTCTTAACTTTTATCGGTCAGTTTTATGCCAAAAATATTAAGCCAAAAGAAGTGATGGTTCCAGCAACGATTGATGCAGAGTTAGCTGAGAAATTAGTAGAAGTAGAGGTTCAGCATCCAAAGCGAGGCAAAAAGAAAGAATTAGTAGAGCTTGCGTGCAAAAATGCAAAAATTGCGCTCGGTGAAAAATTCTATTTAATTGAACGAGATGAAGAGCGCACGGTTGGCGCAGTTGAACGGTTAGGAGAAGAGCTTGGAATTGCCGCTCCTTATCGGATTGAAGCATTTGATAACTCAAATATTCAAGGGACAGATCCAGTTTCTGCGATGATTGTTTTTGTTGATGGGAAACCGGAAAAGAAAGAATATCGCAAATATAAAATTAAGACCGTACAGGGACCAGATGATTACAGTTCCATGAAAGAAGTAGTTCGCAGACGGTATTCCAGAGCGTTAAAAGAAGGTCTTCCGCTTCCAGATTTAATTGTCGTAGATGGAGGCAAAGGGCATTTAGCTGCGGTGCAGGACGTTCTCGAAAACGAATTGGGACTTTTAGTGCCTACAGCAGGTCTTGTCAAAGATGATAAGCACAGAACCTCCAATCTGATGATTGGTGAGCCTCCTCAAATCATACCGCTTGAACGCAATAGTCAAGAATTTTATTTGCTTCAGCGAATTCAAGATGAAGTTCACCGCTTTGCGATTACCTTCCACCGTCAAGTGCGCTCTAAGTCCGCTTTTCAGTCCGTTCTGGACAACATTCCAGGAGTGGGAGAAAAGCGTAAAAAAGCTTTGTTAAAGCATTTTGGTTCCGTGAAAAAATTGAAAGAAGCAACGGTTGAAGATATTCGAAATTCAGGTGTTCCTCAAAACATCGCTGAAAAAATTTATGAAACATTGCAAAAATAG
- a CDS encoding 5-methyltetrahydropteroyltriglutamate--homocysteine S-methyltransferase, with the protein MTTTLTKGPFKADHVGSFLRPERIKQARLQVENGKMTKEQLRAIEDKEISKLVEKQKKIGLKAVTDGEFRRAWWHFDFLSELVGVELYEAESGIQFHGVQTKAHGIKVTGKLDFNHHPMIEDYKFLHQAAGEKHVAKFTIPSPNMLFFRGHIEESAYSDMDVFFADLVKTYQKAIQAFYDAGCRYLQLDDTAWAVFFSEKGQEQIASKGFTPQELLKRFTDAINESIAHKPDDMVITMHICRGNFQSTYTASGGYENASKAIFSQLNVDGLFLEFDDERSGGFEPLRHVKRDDLQIVLGLITSKFGDLEDSEAVKKRIAEAAEFVSLDQICLSPQCGFASTEEGNLLTEEQQWDKVKHVISIAEDVWK; encoded by the coding sequence TTGACAACAACATTGACTAAAGGACCGTTCAAAGCAGATCACGTTGGAAGCTTTTTGCGTCCTGAACGTATCAAGCAAGCACGATTACAAGTAGAAAACGGGAAAATGACAAAAGAACAGCTTCGAGCAATTGAAGATAAAGAAATTAGTAAGCTCGTAGAAAAGCAAAAAAAAATTGGATTAAAAGCCGTAACAGACGGTGAGTTTCGCCGTGCGTGGTGGCACTTTGATTTTCTATCAGAACTTGTTGGCGTAGAACTTTACGAAGCAGAGTCGGGAATTCAGTTTCACGGGGTCCAAACAAAAGCTCACGGTATAAAAGTGACTGGGAAACTAGATTTTAATCACCACCCTATGATTGAAGATTATAAATTTCTACATCAAGCTGCAGGAGAAAAACACGTGGCTAAGTTCACCATTCCAAGTCCCAATATGCTGTTTTTCAGAGGGCATATTGAAGAGTCTGCTTACTCGGATATGGATGTATTTTTTGCTGATTTAGTTAAAACATATCAAAAAGCCATTCAAGCATTTTATGATGCCGGATGCCGCTATTTACAGTTAGATGATACTGCTTGGGCGGTCTTTTTCTCAGAAAAAGGACAAGAACAAATCGCGTCAAAAGGATTTACGCCCCAAGAATTACTGAAACGTTTTACGGATGCGATCAATGAATCCATTGCGCATAAGCCAGATGATATGGTCATTACAATGCATATTTGCAGAGGGAATTTCCAGTCCACTTATACAGCGAGCGGCGGATATGAAAATGCGTCAAAAGCTATTTTCAGTCAGTTAAACGTAGATGGACTATTTTTAGAATTTGATGATGAACGCTCAGGAGGGTTTGAACCACTTCGACATGTAAAGCGAGATGATCTCCAGATTGTCCTTGGCCTTATCACATCAAAATTTGGAGATTTAGAAGATTCTGAAGCAGTGAAAAAACGAATTGCTGAAGCGGCAGAATTTGTTTCTCTTGATCAAATTTGTTTGAGTCCGCAGTGCGGCTTTGCTTCTACGGAAGAAGGAAATTTACTAACAGAAGAGCAGCAGTGGGATAAAGTAAAGCACGTGATTTCAATTGCTGAAGACGTATGGAAGTAA
- a CDS encoding electron transfer flavoprotein subunit beta/FixA family protein, which yields MNIYVLVKRTFDTEEKLSLKNGQIVEDGAEFIINPYDEYAVEEAIQLKEKHGGEITVVSVGGEESEKELRTALAMGADKAVLINTEDDIEDGDQYTTSRLLAQYLKEQSPDLILAGNVAIDGGSGQVGPRVAEQLEIPYITTITKLDIEGEKVTVVRDVEGDSEVIETSLPLLVTAQQGLNEPRYPSLPGIMKAKKKPLVEVELDDLDLDEDDVEAKTKTIEIYLPPKKDAGRVLQGEIKDQVTELVNLLHKEAKVI from the coding sequence ATGAATATTTATGTGTTAGTAAAAAGAACATTCGATACAGAGGAGAAACTTTCACTAAAAAATGGTCAAATTGTTGAAGATGGAGCTGAATTTATTATTAATCCTTACGATGAGTATGCGGTTGAAGAAGCTATTCAGCTAAAGGAAAAGCATGGCGGGGAGATTACGGTCGTGAGTGTAGGAGGGGAAGAATCTGAAAAAGAACTCCGAACAGCTCTGGCTATGGGGGCAGATAAGGCGGTTTTAATCAACACAGAAGATGACATAGAAGATGGTGATCAGTACACGACTTCTAGGCTGCTGGCACAGTACTTAAAAGAACAATCTCCTGACTTAATTTTGGCAGGAAACGTAGCGATTGACGGAGGTTCTGGCCAAGTGGGGCCGCGCGTAGCAGAACAGTTAGAAATCCCTTATATTACGACCATTACAAAACTGGATATCGAAGGTGAAAAAGTGACAGTTGTACGTGATGTGGAAGGTGATTCGGAGGTTATTGAAACGTCGCTGCCTCTTTTAGTAACAGCTCAGCAGGGACTTAATGAACCTCGCTATCCATCTCTTCCAGGGATTATGAAAGCGAAGAAGAAACCGTTGGTTGAAGTGGAATTGGACGATTTAGATTTAGATGAAGATGATGTAGAAGCAAAAACAAAGACAATTGAAATTTATTTACCTCCGAAAAAAGACGCAGGGCGCGTATTACAAGGGGAGATAAAAGATCAAGTAACAGAACTGGTAAATTTACTGCATAAGGAAGCAAAAGTCATTTAA
- a CDS encoding AMP-binding protein, giving the protein MESTEKIWLSQYPDEIPATLHYEQKNLAQLFEEAVQKDPKKNAIYFLGKKMTFSQLHQDSLKLSSYLIELGLKKGDRVAIMLPNCPQAVISFYAVLLAGGVVVQTNPLYTERELEYQLNDSEAIMIIALDLLYPRVVKMKALTKVEHVVITSIQDYLPFPKNILYPFIQRKQQKISVDVSHTETTHLFKRIINESSPAVSNAEGISDEDIAILQYTGGTTGFPKGVMLTHKNLVANATMCSRWLYRCKHGEEKVLGIIPFFHVYGLTTVLVLSVLQNYEMVLLPKFDAKTTLKTIHKQQPTLFPGAPTIYIALLNHPDLAKYNLSSIDSCMSGSAPLPVEVQEQFEKLSGGKLVEGYGLTETSPVTHANFLWKERIPGSIGVPWPDTDAKILSFETGKEAAVNEVGEIAVKGPQVMKGYWKQPEETEAVMRDGWLLTGDVGYMDDKGYFYVVDRKKDIIIAGGYNIYPREVEEVLYEHEKIQEAVVVGVPDPYRGETVKAYIVLKNGVRCTEEELNEFSRKYLAAYKVPRLYEFRNELPKTAVGKILRRALIEEENEKHKKAT; this is encoded by the coding sequence GTGGAATCCACCGAAAAGATATGGCTTTCTCAATATCCAGATGAAATACCTGCTACGCTTCATTATGAACAAAAAAATTTAGCACAGCTTTTTGAAGAAGCAGTTCAAAAAGATCCTAAAAAAAACGCAATCTATTTTTTAGGGAAAAAAATGACGTTTTCCCAGCTGCATCAAGATTCTCTGAAGCTGTCATCTTACCTTATTGAACTGGGATTAAAAAAAGGGGATAGAGTAGCCATTATGCTTCCAAATTGCCCTCAAGCTGTCATTTCCTTTTATGCTGTTCTTCTTGCCGGAGGAGTAGTCGTTCAAACAAACCCTTTGTATACGGAAAGAGAGTTAGAGTATCAGCTTAATGATTCAGAAGCGATCATGATTATTGCACTCGATTTGCTATATCCGCGTGTAGTAAAAATGAAAGCGTTAACAAAAGTAGAGCACGTAGTCATCACTTCTATTCAAGATTATCTCCCATTTCCCAAAAACATACTCTATCCATTTATTCAGCGCAAACAGCAGAAGATAAGCGTGGATGTGAGTCATACGGAGACTACTCATTTATTTAAACGTATTATAAATGAATCCTCTCCAGCAGTAAGTAATGCCGAGGGAATTTCAGACGAAGATATCGCGATTTTACAATACACTGGGGGAACAACAGGTTTTCCAAAAGGAGTCATGCTTACTCATAAAAATTTGGTAGCCAATGCAACGATGTGTTCACGTTGGTTATACCGCTGCAAGCATGGAGAAGAAAAGGTGCTTGGAATTATCCCGTTTTTTCATGTGTATGGTTTAACAACGGTTCTTGTTCTATCGGTTTTGCAAAACTATGAGATGGTTCTTCTGCCTAAATTTGATGCAAAAACGACGCTCAAAACCATTCATAAGCAGCAGCCGACTTTATTTCCAGGTGCTCCGACAATTTACATCGCATTATTAAACCATCCTGATTTAGCAAAATACAACCTATCTTCCATTGATTCATGTATGAGCGGTTCGGCTCCTCTTCCTGTGGAAGTGCAGGAGCAGTTTGAAAAGCTCAGCGGAGGTAAACTAGTGGAAGGATACGGCTTAACGGAAACCTCTCCTGTTACTCATGCTAATTTTCTTTGGAAAGAGAGAATACCAGGAAGCATTGGAGTGCCTTGGCCAGACACGGATGCCAAAATTCTCTCGTTTGAAACAGGCAAAGAAGCTGCTGTAAACGAAGTAGGAGAAATTGCGGTTAAAGGTCCTCAGGTAATGAAAGGATATTGGAAGCAGCCTGAAGAAACGGAGGCTGTTATGCGAGACGGATGGTTGCTAACAGGTGATGTTGGCTATATGGATGATAAAGGTTATTTTTATGTAGTAGATCGAAAGAAAGATATTATTATCGCTGGGGGATATAATATCTATCCTCGAGAAGTTGAAGAAGTATTATATGAGCATGAAAAAATTCAAGAAGCAGTAGTGGTAGGTGTTCCTGACCCATATAGAGGAGAAACAGTGAAGGCTTACATTGTATTGAAAAATGGTGTAAGATGTACTGAAGAAGAGTTAAATGAGTTTTCTAGAAAGTATTTAGCTGCTTATAAAGTTCCGCGCCTTTATGAATTTCGAAATGAGCTTCCCAAAACAGCGGTCGGTAAGATTCTGCGACGAGCGCTGATTGAAGAAGAAAATGAAAAGCATAAAAAGGCGACGTAA
- the trxA gene encoding thioredoxin, whose amino-acid sequence MAIAHATDKNFTDEIKSGLVLVDFWAPWCGPCKMIAPVLEEIDGELNDKVKIVKVDVDENQETAGKFGVMSIPTLVLFKDGEKVDQVVGFQPKEALTELINKHA is encoded by the coding sequence ATGGCTATTGCACATGCTACAGATAAAAACTTTACAGATGAAATTAAATCAGGCCTAGTGCTTGTTGACTTTTGGGCACCATGGTGTGGACCTTGTAAAATGATTGCTCCAGTTCTTGAAGAAATTGATGGCGAACTTAACGATAAAGTTAAAATCGTGAAAGTAGACGTTGATGAAAATCAAGAAACAGCTGGAAAATTTGGTGTTATGAGTATCCCAACTTTAGTATTATTCAAAGATGGAGAGAAAGTTGACCAAGTAGTTGGTTTCCAACCAAAAGAAGCATTAACAGAATTAATTAATAAACACGCGTAA
- a CDS encoding enoyl-CoA hydratase, with product MEIIQVETVDAISFITLNRQPANALSQDLLKDLSSVLKHLEDSKETRVIVIKGEGKFFCAGADIKEFTSLQQKKEYEKLAVNGQELFEYIENYPKPVIAAIHGAALGGGLELAMSCHIRLVTENAKLGLPELQLGIIPGFGGTQRLPRYVGVHKACEMMLTSDPISGSEAVELGLANEAFEESQLINETFLLARKIAKKSPISVKATLQLLQHVKTDAYYSGIKKEAQLFGSVFKSRDAQEGVAAFIEKRQPKFLGK from the coding sequence ATGGAGATTATCCAAGTTGAAACTGTTGATGCAATAAGCTTCATTACGTTGAATAGACAACCTGCTAACGCTTTGTCTCAAGATTTATTAAAAGATCTTTCAAGTGTTTTAAAACATTTAGAAGATAGTAAAGAGACAAGGGTTATCGTCATTAAAGGCGAAGGGAAATTCTTTTGTGCTGGAGCTGATATAAAAGAGTTCACATCACTTCAGCAGAAAAAAGAATACGAGAAGCTTGCTGTTAATGGTCAAGAGCTCTTTGAGTATATTGAAAATTACCCAAAACCAGTTATTGCAGCTATTCATGGAGCTGCTTTAGGCGGAGGATTGGAGCTTGCTATGAGCTGCCATATCCGTTTGGTAACGGAAAATGCTAAGCTGGGCTTGCCTGAGCTTCAGTTAGGAATTATACCAGGGTTTGGAGGAACTCAGCGATTGCCGCGTTATGTAGGGGTTCATAAGGCTTGTGAGATGATGCTGACAAGTGATCCAATATCCGGAAGCGAGGCAGTGGAGTTAGGATTAGCAAACGAAGCTTTTGAAGAAAGTCAGCTTATCAATGAAACATTTTTACTTGCTAGAAAAATTGCCAAAAAAAGTCCAATCTCTGTTAAAGCTACATTGCAACTGCTTCAGCATGTAAAAACAGATGCTTATTACAGCGGCATCAAAAAAGAAGCGCAGCTTTTTGGAAGCGTATTCAAAAGCCGTGATGCTCAAGAAGGCGTAGCCGCTTTTATTGAAAAGCGCCAGCCTAAATTTTTAGGAAAATAA
- a CDS encoding aspartate kinase, which translates to MALIVQKFGGTSVGSVERIQHVANRVIQEAERGNQVVVVVSAMGKTTDALVKLASDITDSPSKREMDMLLTTGEQVTISLLTMALQCKGYEATSLTGWQAGIQTEAVHSNARIQHIDTTRIQRQLDSGRIVVVAGFQGCSEDGSITTLGRGGSDTTAVALAAALKAAKCDIYTDVTGVFTTDPRYVEDARKLHSISYDEMLELANLGAGVLHPRAVEFAKNYQVPLEVRSSLENENGTIVEEEVSMEQNLVVRGIAFEDNISRVTIEGLNNELQTLSTIFTALAKEQLNVDIIIQNVTANNRLSISFSIKTVDVEAALAVLKEYKSTLGYTRIEHESSLAKVSIVGSGMISNPGVAAEMFEVLAGEKIEVKMVSTSEIKVSTVVPHADMVKAVETLHVAFELEEQQAVQV; encoded by the coding sequence ATGGCATTAATCGTTCAAAAATTTGGTGGAACATCTGTTGGTTCTGTTGAACGTATTCAACATGTAGCAAACCGTGTTATTCAAGAAGCAGAGCGCGGTAACCAAGTAGTCGTTGTTGTATCCGCAATGGGCAAAACCACAGATGCACTGGTGAAATTAGCAAGTGATATTACGGACAGTCCAAGCAAACGCGAAATGGATATGCTTCTTACAACTGGAGAACAAGTGACGATTTCACTGTTAACGATGGCTCTTCAATGCAAAGGGTATGAAGCAACTTCGCTAACAGGTTGGCAAGCTGGCATCCAGACGGAAGCAGTTCACAGCAATGCACGAATCCAGCACATTGACACGACTCGTATTCAACGTCAGTTAGATAGCGGACGAATCGTAGTAGTAGCTGGATTCCAAGGCTGTTCAGAAGATGGAAGCATTACAACATTAGGTCGAGGCGGCTCTGACACGACGGCAGTAGCTCTTGCCGCGGCACTAAAAGCTGCAAAATGTGATATTTATACAGATGTAACAGGAGTGTTTACGACAGATCCGCGCTATGTAGAAGATGCTCGTAAGCTTCACTCTATTTCATATGACGAAATGTTAGAATTAGCCAATTTGGGAGCAGGGGTGCTGCATCCGCGTGCTGTTGAGTTTGCAAAAAATTATCAGGTACCGCTAGAAGTACGCTCAAGCTTAGAAAACGAGAATGGAACGATTGTTGAGGAGGAAGTTTCAATGGAACAAAACTTAGTCGTAAGAGGAATTGCGTTTGAAGATAATATTTCACGGGTGACAATTGAAGGGTTAAACAACGAGTTACAAACTCTTTCTACTATTTTTACAGCATTAGCAAAAGAACAGTTAAATGTGGATATTATTATTCAAAACGTAACGGCTAATAATCGTCTATCCATCTCATTTTCTATTAAAACCGTAGACGTAGAAGCTGCTCTTGCTGTCTTAAAAGAGTATAAATCTACTTTAGGATATACGCGTATTGAACATGAAAGCAGCCTGGCTAAAGTATCAATTGTCGGATCCGGTATGATTTCTAATCCAGGTGTTGCAGCCGAAATGTTTGAAGTACTGGCAGGAGAGAAAATTGAAGTGAAGATGGTCAGCACGTCTGAAATTAAAGTATCTACAGTTGTACCGCATGCTGATATGGTAAAAGCTGTTGAGACGCTTCACGTAGCATTTGAACTAGAAGAGCAGCAAGCAGTGCAAGTATAA